A window of the Coturnix japonica isolate 7356 chromosome 12, Coturnix japonica 2.1, whole genome shotgun sequence genome harbors these coding sequences:
- the RHO gene encoding rhodopsin — MNGTEGQDFYVPMSNKTGVVRSPFEYPQYYLAEPWKFSALAAYMFMLILLGFPVNFLTLYVTIQHKKLRTPLNYILLNLAVADLFMVFGGFTTTMYTSMNGYFVFGVTGCYIEGFFATLGGEIALWSLVVLAVERYVVVCKPMSNFRFGENHAIMGVAFSWIMALACAAPPLFGWSRYIPEGMQCSCGIDYYTLKPEINNESFVIYMFVVHFMIPLTVIFFCYGNLVCTVKEAAAQQQESATTQKAEKEVTRMVIIMVIAFLICWVPYASVAFYIFTNQGSDFGPIFMTIPAFFAKSSAIYNPVIYIVMNKQFRNCMITTLCCGKNPLGDDDTSAGKTETSSVSTSQVSPA, encoded by the exons TACTACCTGGCTGAGCCCTGGAAGTTCTCGGCACTGGCTGCCTACATGTTCATGCTGATCCTGCTTGGGTTCCCTGTCAACTTCCTCACACTGTACGTCACCATCCAGCACAAGAAACTCCGGACGCCTCTAAACTACATCCTCCTGAACCTGGCGGTCGCCGACCTCTTCATGGTCTTTGGAGGCTTCACGACCACCATGTACACCTCGATGAACGGGTACTTTGTCTTTGGAGTAACAGGGTGCTACATTGAGGGCTTCTTTGCTACGCTGGGCG GTGAAATTGCCCTCTGGTCACTTGTCGTGCTGGCCGTGGAACGATACGTGGTGGTCTGTAAGCCCATGAGCAACTTCCGCTTCGGGGAGAACCACGCCATCATGGGGGTCGCGTTCTCCTGGATCATGGCCCTGGCCTGTGCAGCCCCCCCACTGTTTGGCTGGTCACG GTACATCCCTGAGGGCATGCAGTGCTCGTGTGGGATTGACTACTACACGCTGAAACCAGAGATCAACAATGAATCCTTCGTCATCTACATGTTCGTGGTCCACTTCATGATCCCACTGACCGTCATCTTCTTCTGCTATGGGAACCTGGTCTGCACTGTGAAGGAG GCTGCCGCCCAGCAGCAGGAGTCAGCCACCACCCAGAAGGCAGAGAAGGAGGTGACCCGCATGGTGATCATCATGGTCATCGCCTTCCTCATCTGCTGGGTTCCTTATGCCAGTGTCGCTTTCTACATCTTCACCAACCAGGGCTCAGACTTTGGGCCCATCTTCATGACCATCCCGGCATTCTTTGCCAAGAGCTCTGCCATCTACAATCCTGTGATCTACATCGTCATGAACAAACAG tTCCGTAACTGCATGATCACAACCCTCTGCTGCGGCAAGAACCCGCTGGGCGATGACGACACATCTGCTGGAAAGACAGAGACCTCCTCCGTCTCCACCAGCCAGGTGTCCCCTGCGTAg
- the LOC107319758 gene encoding histone H1oo, which produces MEPQPAEAAGSDRLSSPLARSRRNRHPSTLHMVLEALQAQDGKKGASVVAIKRFILTKYPAVDPVRIKYLLKRALATGLSRGVLVRPQNSSALGATGRFKLAPKRLKQKQTPGQEDPGEGTAPKMGLKGAAGASAAVRSDGGQGAVKEKPKAVKKPRAKPADAQPAVRKPRSDGVKARRAPGKAQSQPPAAPAAKGVREDSGDRPAGAGAKRPKKTPAAKSKGKVPEAAQEAALKKKGAKGQARKPQAAPGAGQGKKVKVQEATSGRKVS; this is translated from the exons atggaGCCCCAACCAG CTGAAGCCGCCGGATCTGACCGACTCTCCAGCCCGCTCGCCCGGAGCCGGCGGAACCGCCATCCCTCCACGCTGCACATGGTGCTCGAGGCGCTGCAGGCGCAGGATGGGAAGAAGGGCGCCTCGGTGGTCGCCATTAAGCGCTTCATCTTGACCAAGTACCCCGCGGTGGACCCGGTGCGCATCAAGTACCTGCTGAAGCGGGCGCTGGCCACCGGGCTGAGCCGCGGCGTCCTGGTGAGACCCCAGAACTCCTCCGCACTGGGGGCCACGGGGCGCTTCAAG ctcGCTCCCAAGaggctgaagcagaagcagacGCCGGGCCAGGAGGATCCCGGCGAGGGAACCGCCCCGAAGATGGGACTCAAAGGGGCTGCCGGGGCCTCTGCGGCGGTGCGGAGTGATGGAGGGCAAG ggGCTGTCAAGGAGAAGCCAAAAGCAGTGAAGAAGCCGAGGGCAAAGCCTGCAGAT GCCCAACCAGCGGTGAGGAAGCCCAGGAGCGATGGAGTGAAGGCCCGCCGGGCCCCAGGCAAAGCACAGTCACAGccccctgcagctcctgctgccaagGGTGTGCGAGAGGACAGTGGTGACcgccctgcaggagctggggcaAAGAGGCCCAAAAAGACCCCAGCAGCCAAGAGCAAAGGGAAGGTGCCTGAGGCGGCCCAGGAAGCTGCCTTGAAGAAGAAGGGCGCTAAAGGCCAGGCAAGGAAGCCTCAGGCAGCTCCGGGTGCTGGCCAGGGGAAAAAGGTCAAAGTACAGGAGGCAACTTCTGGCAGGAAGGTGTCATAG